A window from Rhinolophus sinicus isolate RSC01 linkage group LG01, ASM3656204v1, whole genome shotgun sequence encodes these proteins:
- the OTOS gene encoding otospiralin — MRLRKMKTFLLHGVTLCLLLVPLAGAKPVQEEGDPYAELPAMPYWPFSTSDFWNYVYFFQTLGAYPQIEDMARTFFAHFPLGNTLGFHVPYQED, encoded by the exons ATGCGTCTGAGGAAGATGAAAACCTTCCTGCTGCATGGAGTGaccctctgcctcctgctggtGCCTTTGGCAG GGGCCAAGCCTGTGCAGGAGGAGGGAG ACCCCTACGCCGAGCTGCCGGCCATGCCCTACTGGCCTTTCTCCACGTCTGACTTCTGGAACTACGTGTACTTCTTCCAGACGCTGGGGGCCTACCCCCAGATCGAGGACATGGCCCGCACCTTCTTTGCTCACTTCCCCCTGGGGAACACCCTGGGCTTCCATGTCCCCTATCAGGAGGACTGA
- the COPS9 gene encoding COP9 signalosome complex subunit 9, which yields MKPAVDEMFPEGAGPYVDLDEAGGSTGLLMDLAANEKAVHADFFNDFEDLFDDDDIQ from the exons ATGAAGCCGGCGGTGGACGAGATGTTCCCCGAGGGCGCCGGGCCCTACGTGGACCTGGACGAG GCAGGAGGCAGCACCGGCCTCCTGATGGACTTGGCAGCCAACGAGAAGGCAGTGCACGCAGACTTTTTCAACG ACTTTGAAGACCTCTTCGATGATGATGATATCCAGTGA